GATTCCGGAGGAGCTCGAAAACGTGGAGCCCGGCTGGGCGCCGTACGTGGCCGTTTCCGACCTCGGCGCTTCCCTGAACAGGGTCAAGGAGCTCGGTGGTCGGGTGATCTTCGGCGAAACCGAGCACCCGGCAGAGGGCTCGGTCGCACTCATCGGCGATCCTTCGGGGGCGGTTCTTTTCATCTATCAAATCGGCAGCCACGAGGAGGCGAAATGAAGAATTCAGCCCGGATATTCGCTCTGGTGATCGTGTTGGGCCTGGCTCTGATTTCGGTCTCCTGCAGCTCTGACGGCTACTCGGGAACGACGTCCGTCCATGTGGGTGTGGGTTACGGCGGCTATGGCCCCGGCTGGGGTTACGGATGGGGTGGCTACTATCCGGGCTACCGCCCGCCGGTCGTGATCGGTCCGCCGCCGATGCGACCGACGCCGTACTGAGAGGGGCTCGGGGCTTGAGGCTCAGGGCTTGGGGCTGGCTTCCATTGGCGCCCAGCAACCACGCGTTTCACAATCAAGGCGGCAAAAACACCAAGGGAATCCTGTGTTTCCGGATTGTCGGGCGGGTTTCGTTCAGGAATTTCACGGACTCGAAAGGATTCACCTCCCGGAAAGGCTGGAATCACTTGGCAAAGACCTCTCGGTGATTCCTGGGCAGCCCACCAGTCGAGATGAGAAATGGCTTGACATCATGACCAGTCCTCAAGCCTCAGGTCCCAAGCCCCAAGCCCTCACGGAGTGAGGATCACCTTGCCGAAGTTCTTGCGGTCCTGGATGTAGCGGTGGGCTGCGGCGGCATCATCGAACGGGAAGCCGCGGTCGACCACCGGTTTGAAGGTACCGTCGGCGAAGAGATCGAGGATCTCTCCGAGCATCACCGCGAGTTCGTCTCTCCGGTGCCAGAGGTGGCCGAGGTTCACACCGAAGACTCCCTTGTTGTGGCTCATCAGCTGCAGGGGTTTGAATGAGCCCATCTTCGAGAGGCCGGTGAGGGCCGAGATCCAGGAGCGTTTCTTTCCGGGCGCGAGGCTCGAGGCGCCGAAGATGAAGAGTCGGCCGAGATCGGCGAGGCTCTTGTAGCTCTTCTTGAAGGACTCGCCGCCGACTGCGTCGAGCGCGATATCGACGCCGCGTCCATCGGTCAGCCGCCGGACCTCCTCGAGGAAATCCTGGGTGCGGTAGTCGATGCAGGCCGAGACACCCATCTCGCGAAGACGCTCGTGCTTGCCGGCCGAAGCCGTGCCGATCACTTCGGCCCCGAAGTGGCGGCAGATCTGCACCGCGGACAGGCCGACGCCTCCCGCGCAGGCGTGCACCAGCACCCGGTCGCCGGCCCGCACACCGCCGAGCTCGACAAGCATCAACCAGGCGGTCAGGTAGTTGACCGGGATCGATGCGGCAGCTTCGAAGTCGAGCGCGTCCGGAACTTCGCGCACCGCCGACTGCGGTGCGCAGACAACATCCGAGTACCCTCCGAAACGGGTCATGCACACCACGCGGTCGCCATCGCGAAACGCCTCTACGCCGTCACCCACTCCATCCACAACTCCCGCGACCTCGTAGCCAATCACCGCGGGCAGTTTCGGCGCGTCCGGATAGAGGCCCATGCGGGCGAGAATGTCCGCGAAGTTGATCCCCGAAGCCTCGACCCGGATCCTCACCTCGCCAGCCTTGGGTTCCGGGTCGGGAGCTTCTCGCACTTCGAGGACCTCTGGTTCTCCAATTCGTGGTATCCACACCTGTCTCATCACTCATGGCCTTTCTCTATGATTATCAACTGATGGACAGATCTTCGCACAGCCCAACCAGACATCCAGGTCCTGATTCCCAATTGGAGATCCTGGCCCTCGATATTCGACAGTCGGCTCGGCGAAGCGTGCGAGGTGTCGTGCGAGGTGGTGAACGCGCAGCACGAACGAGGGAGGCGTACTTGGGATACGTTGAGTGAGCGAGCGCAAGCGGTCGCCGCAGCGCATGGCGCACCGCGCGCTGCAGCAGTCGACTGTCGAATATCGAGGGCCAGGGCTCCAAAAAAAAGCGCCGGAAAGGGGAAGGAGGATCCTTTCCGGCGGGGAAGGGGGGATGCGGCGTCGATTCAGTTGGCCGCAGCCTCTGGGTTGAAGAACTCGGTGATGTCGATCTTGTTGTCGCGCAGCTTGTCGGGCGGCGCACTGACGTAGTTGTAACGCGTCCCGTAGCTCAGAAGCGCCTTTTCGAGCATGCGACGGCCACGGTAGAGGCGAGACATCACGGTGCCCACCGGCACAGCGAGAATATCCGCGATCTCCTTGTAGGCAAAACCCTGGAGGTCGGCAAGCAATACCACCATCTTGTAGTCGTGCGGCAGGCTCAGAAGCGATTCGCGCACCTCGTGGTCCATCTCGACCGACATCAGCCAGCTCTCGGGATCGACGAGCGAATTCTGCGCCTGATCCATCAGGGTCTCCTCGAGTCCCTCCTGGACCTCGTCGAAGTCCACCTTCGGCGGTTGCAGCTTTTTCTTGCGATACGAGTTGATGAACGTGTTCTTCATGATCTTGAAGAGCCACGCCTTGAAGTTCGTGCCCTCGGAGAACCTGGCGTAGTACTTGTACGCCTTGAGATAGGTCTCCTGAATCAGGTCTTCGGCGTCCTCCACCGAACGAGTCATCCGCAGTGCGCTCTTGAAGAGCTGATCACGATACGGCAGCTGTCCGGTGGAGAAGTCCCACTTCCTTGGTTCGGCCGTTTGTGTCACGGTGACCTCCAGATGCGAATGCTACAGTATTGAAACATTCGTGTCAACCCCATAAGAGGATACGATGCAAAAGTCATATTTGTTTCAATAATGAAAACAGATACCGAAATCGAGACACAATCGAAGAAAACAAAAAAGGGGCCCGAAGGCCCCTTCTCGCTTCACTTTTCGCCGATCAGGCGAGGATCAGGAACGCGATGATCAGCGCGTAGATGACCAGCGACTCGATGAGCGCCAGGCCGATGATCATGGTGATCCGGATCGGTCCCACCGCTCCCGGATTGCGGCCGATGGCCTCGACCGAGGCGGCGAGTCCCCTGCCCTGACCGAGCGAGCCGAACGCTGCGGCCAAGCCGATAGCGAAAGCCGCACCGAGATACTGCATGATGTTCTTTGCGCCAGCTGCCTCGCCGTGCTCCTGGGCCAGCGCCGGGGAGGCCACCGCAAGGGCAACGAAAACTATCGCCAGAACTGCAAGCCGTCGATTCATGAATCTACCTCCTCAAGGGATTTTTCACGGTATTAATGTTCTTCTGCCCCGACCGCGCCCTGCAGGTACGCCATCGTGAGCATGATGAAGATGAAGGCCTGGAGGAATGCACCAAAGATGCCCAGACCCATCATCGGCCAGGGAACCACGAAGGGGAACATGACGAAGAAAATGCCGGTAGCTGTGTGCTCACCGAAGATGTTGCCGAAGAGCCGCAGCGCCAGCGAGAGAATGCGCGCAAGGTGGGAGATGATCTCGATCGGGACCATCAGTGGCGCCAGTAATGGCAGCGGGCCGGCAAAGTGCGCGAGGTACTTGAAAAGCCCGTTGTCCTTGATTCCGACGATGTTGTAGAAGAGAAACGCCGTGATCGACAGGGCGAAGGTGGTGTTCGGGTTGGCCGTCGGCGGTTGAACGAAATAGAACAGGCCGAAGATATTACCGACGAAGATGAAGACGGCCAATCCCATGATGAACGGCAGGAAGCGCTTGCCGAAACCATGGCCGACGACGTCCTCGATCAGGTCTTCGAGCCCGGTGATGAGCAGCTCGGAGATCTGCTGCACCTTGCCGGGGTTTTCGATCGAGAGGCGCCGGCTGGTCGGGATGAAGATCAATCCAACCAGGACCACGACCAGCATCGCCATGACGACGTGATCGGGCAGCCAGTATCCGGCCTCGTGCAGTCCCATCAGCTCCTGGTATCGTTGACTCGACTCTCCGAACAGCGCGATCAGCAGATTGTTGATGGGGTGGTAGAGAAACGAGACTGGGTGCTCCAATTCATCCTCCTCCGAGCCGCATGTGGCGGAGGCCCTCGATGATGATCGCCAGGACCAGGGTCGAGAACCCGAAAGCCACTGCTACCGCATCAATTCGCGGAATCATCAGGAATGCCGCGAAAATGATGGCGAGGAGGATCAAGCGACCGAGAAACCTCAGAACCGTCCATCGATCGAGCCGAGGTTTTCCAGGCTGAACCACCCGGTGCACGATCACCTCCAGCCAACGAAAATTGATGATAGCCACCACCCCCGCCGCGGTCAAGCAAAAAGCGCCCATCCATGTGCGAAAAAGCACAAGTTCGATCACAGCGCCGAAAACCACCAGGATGGCGGTGATCCGAACGACTCTTTGAGTCGAAAACTCTCCGCTCTCAGGATGTTCCGTCGTCATCGGAACTTGCCGCTTCTTCGGCCGCCTCGAGCGCCTCGATCTGCTTCTCGGAGCGTCCAGCCTGAGCGGTGATGCGAAACAGGTTGACAAAACCGGCTGCAATACCGAAAAGTGTGAAAATGATCGTCAGCCAGGGATAGATGTCGAGGTGTTTGTCGAGCCAGCGTCCGAAGAAATAGCCGAGGGCGATGGCTACCGGAAACTGTATGCCGACGATCGATACATCGAGCCAGACGCGCGCCCTGCGGAGCTTTTTCTTGCCTCGTACCACGGGTTTCGCCCCCTCTCCGCTCGAGTTGTCACATCACGCCGAGTGCACTCACGGCATTCCGAGCCCAGCCGACAACCGGCATCGGGTAGACACCGATCGCCAGGGTGACGATGACGCAGGCCACGATCACCAACTCCGTCCAACGATCGCGCAGGAACTCGGCCGGATCCTCACCCTCCCCGTCACCATCTCGCAGGTACATCTGCACGACGATTCGGAAGTAATAGTAGAGGCTGACCGCCGACATGATCACCGCGATGAGGGTCAGCAGGACGTAACCGCCCTCGACCGCCGCCGCAAAGAGGTACAGCTTGCCCATGAAACCCGCTGTCGGCGGAATGCCGGCGAGCGCCAGCATGAAGATCAGCATGCCGAGAGCGGCACCCGGGTGACGTTTGGCAAGACCGGCGTAATCGCCGATCACCTCACCCGCATAGCCTTTCGACTCGAGCAGGATCACGAACCCGAAAGCCCCGAGGTTCATGAAGGTGTAGACCAGCATGTACATCAAGATCGCCCAGGCACCGGTCTCGGTGAGAGCGACAAACCCCATCAGTGCGTATCCGGCATGGGCGATCGACGAATAGGCCAGCATCCGCTTGACGTTGTCCTGGGTCAGGGCGGCGATGTTTCCGTAGATCATGGTTGCCGCAGAAGCCAGCCACAGGACCACCCGCCAATGCTCGACACCCGGCCCGAATGCGTCGAAGAAAAGGCGCATGAACATGGCGAAGGCCGCCGCTTTCGGTGCCACCGAGATGAAGGCCGTCACCGGTGTCGGCGCTCCCTCGTAGGCATCAGGCGTCCACACGTGGAAGGGCACCGCCGCCACCTTGAAGAGCATGCCGAAGCTCACCAGAACCATGCCGAGCACCAGCATCGGGTTCGAGTTCGGCACCGCGACCAGAGACTGGCGGATGGTCTGCAGGTCGAGGGTGCCGAGGGACCCGTAGACCAGGGAGATACCGTAGAGCAGGATCGCCGAGGATGCCGCGCCCAGCACGAAGTACTTGACCGCTCCTTCGTTCGACTTGATCTCCAGCTTGAAGTAGCCGACCAGGACGTAGACCGAAAGCGCCATCAGTTCGAGCCCGACATAGAGACTGGCGAGACTGGCGCCGGACGACATCACGAACATGCCGACGGTGGCAAAGAGAATGAGCGATACGAACTCGCCTCCGCCGTAGCCGAAACGCTCGAGGAATCCTGCAGCCATGAATATCGCCATGATCCCGGCCACCAGCACCAGCAGCTTGAAGAAGACCGCGAATTGGTCGATCACCAGCATGTCGCCGAGGATGGCCACCGGACCCTCGACCGGCCGCCCCACCAGCCACACCAGAACGCCAGTCACCGCAAGCGAGCCGACACCGACCAGCGAGAGCGGACGGACCCCTCCCCTCCCGAGCGGGATGCCGAGCAGGAGGACGACAAACCCGGCCGTCGCAAGGAAGATCTCGGGCAGAAACGGAACGAACTGCTCGAGGGTCATCGGCTACTCCCCGTGCTCCTCTGCCGCTTCGTCAGTCAGATCGTGTGCCAGAGCTGCCACGTGGTCGCCGGCCGTGCCCATCTCCTCCGGCAACGCCGCCTCGACGCGCTCGAGCACTCGATCGACCGTCGGCGCCATTCGATCGAAGAACGGTTTGGGATAGAGGCCGATCCAGAAGGCGATGACGATCAGTGGGATAAGGGTCCACTGCTCGCGGCGGTTGAGGTCGGAAAGGTCCTTGTTCTTCTCGTTCGACAGCTCGCCGAAGAAGACCCTCTGATAGAGCCACAGCATGTAGGCCGCACCGAGGACGATGCCCGAAGCGGCGAAGAGAGCCCACACCCAGGAGTGGTTGTAGGCTCCGATCAGGATGGTGAACTCGCCGATGAAGCCGTTCAGGGTGGGCAGTCCGATGGACGACAGCGTAATGATGAGGAAGAAGGTCGCATATAACGGCATGACCTTCGCCAGACCACCGTACTCGGCGATCATCCTGTTGTGGCGCCGTTCGTACACGATGCCGACGAGAAGGAAGAGCGCGCCAGTCGACACGCCGTGGTTCAGCATTTGCAGGATCGAGCCGCGCAGGCCGGGCTCGTTGAGGGCAAACATGCCCAGCATCACGAAGCCCATGTGGCTGACCGAGGAGTAGGCTACCAGCTTCTTCATGTCCTTCTGGGCCATCGCCACGAGCGCGCCGTAGACGATGGCGATGATCGACAGCACGCCGATCCAACCAACCGCCTTTACCGTGGCGTCAGGCAGCAGTGGCAAGGAGAAGCGAACGAAACCGTAGGTCCCCATCTTCAGGAGAACGGCTGCCAGGATGACCGAACCGGCGGTCGGCGCCTCCACGTGCGCGTCCGGCAACCAGGTGTGGAACGGGAACATCGGCACCTTGATGGCGAAACCGACGAAGAACGCGAGGAAGACCCAGAACTGGACTCCGGTCGGGATCATCGGCGCGATGGTGTAGAGATGCGGGATCGAGAAGGTCGCCGCATTGCCGAGGCCGTCGAGGCCGATCGCCGCCAGACCGCTCGAGTTATAGAAATACAGGGTCAGGATGCCGACCAGCATCAGCACCGAACCGACCAGGGTGTAGAGGAAGAACTTGATCGCCGCGTACAGCCTGCGCGGTCCACCCCAGACGCCGATCAGGAAGTACATGGGGACGAGCATGACCTCCCAGAAGACGTAGAAGAGGATGAAATCGAGCGAGCAGAAGACACCGAGCATGCCCGTCTGGAGCAGGAGAAGAAAGATGTAGTACTCCTTCTCGCGCTCAGTGATGGCGGTGTACGAGCAGTAGACCGCGATGAAACCGAGCAGGGTGGTGAGCAGTATCAAAAGGACCGCGAAGCCGTCCACACCGAAGAGATACTGGACGCCGACCGACGGGATCCACTCCAACCGGGTCGCGAACTGGAACTCCGCGCCGTCAGGTCTGTAGAGAAACCACAGCGGGATCGAGATCACGAAGTCGACGCCCGCCACGAGCGTCGCCCAGGTCTTGATCGCGCTCGAGTTCTCCTTGTTGACGAACGCCATCATCAGCAGCGCGCCCGCCAGCGGCAGGTAGCAAATCAGGTTGAGAAGCCAGCCGTATTGAAAGTCCATCATCGTCCCCTAATTCAATTTGAAGAGGTAAAAGACCGCAAGCAGGATGGCCGCACCGAAGACCATCACCATCGCGTAACCCTGAGCGAAACCGACCTGGAGCTTGCGGAACCAACGGCTCGCCACATCGTAGATCTTCGCCACCAGATTGACCGCTCCGTCCACCACCCGGAGATCGAAGATCCCCGACAGGAAGGACGAACCGACGGTCGTGAGTGCGGTGCCGTTGACCGCTCCATCGACCACACGCGCGTCGAACTCCCACAGGAGCTCGGAACCCTTGACCGTACCGTCCACGACGGTTGCGTCGTAGATCTCGTCCATCCAATATTTGTTGAGCAGCAGCTTGTACGCGAACGGGAAGCGCTCGGCCAGGCGTTTCGCCCTCGCGCCCGCCTCGGCACCCATATAGAAGCGGTAGGCGAGCCAGATCCCGAAGCAGGCCACTCCCACCGAGAGCACCACCAGCGCCCATTCCACCCCCAGGCTGACCGCGTGATGGCTGACTTCGTGGCCGCCCTCCGCGGCGTGCCCGATCGGCAGCAGCATCGGCTCCAGAAAACGCTCGACGAGATTCCATTCGGGGTGGTGAAAGAGCGCCCCGGGGATTCCGACCAGACCGCCGAATATCGACAGCACGCCGAGCACCACCAGCGGCATGGTCATGGTCCACGGCGATTCGTGGAGGTGGTGCTCCGCCTCCTCGCCGCCCCGGAACTCCCCGTGGAATGTCACGAACACAAGCCGGAACATGTAGAAGGCGGTCAGCACCGCGCCGATCATGCCGAGGATCCACAGGAAGTAGTACATCGATCCGAAATGGTTGAGATCGGAGGCCCCGGCTTCGAAGGCCTTGAAGAGAATCTCGTCCTTCGAGAAGAAGCCGGCGAAGATCGGAATGCCGGCGATCGCCAGGGTCGCGGCCAGAAAGGTCCAATAGGTGGTCGGCATGTATTTCTTGAGGCCGCCCATTTTTCGGATGTCCTGTTCACCACCACAGGCGTGGATCACCGACCCCGAGCCGAGGAAGAGGCAGGCCTTGAAGTAGGCGTGTGTCAGGACGTGGAAGATCGCCGCCACGAAAGCGCCGACGCCGGCGCCGAGGAACATGTAGCCGAGCTGGGAAACGGTCGAGTAGGCCAGCACCTTCTTGATGTCGTTCTGAACCAGGCCGATGGTCGCGGCGAAGATCGCGGTCACGCCACCAACTATCGCAACCACCAGCATCGCGGTCGGACTGATGCGGTAGATGACGTTGCAGCGAACAACCATGTAGACGCCCGCGGTAACCATCGTCGCGGCGTGGATCAGGGCCGAGACCGGGGTCGGCCCGGCCATCGCGTCAGGCAACCAGACGTAAAGTGGTATCTGCGCCGATTTGCCGATCGCGCCGACGAAGAGGAGCAGGCCGATCACGGTTGCTGCGGTCGCGAAGTGCTCTGGGTGTGCCGCAGCCGTCGGGAACACCTCGGTGAACTCGAAGGTCCCGAAGAACATGAAGGTGGCGAAGATGGCGAGCAGGAAGCCCCAGTCACCGATACGGTTGACGATGAATGCCTTCTTGCCAGCTGCTGCGCACCAGTCCTTCTCGAAGTAGAATCCGATCAGCAGGTAGGAGCAGAGACCGACCCCCTCCCAACCGACGAACATCACGACCAGGTTCGAGCCGAGCACCAGCGCCAGCATCGAGAACATGAAGAGGTTGAGATAGGCGAAGTAGCGCGAGTAGGCCCGATCGGACTCGTCGTGCATGTACCCGATCGAGTAGATGTGGATCAGGAATCCGACGAAGCTGACGAAGAACACCATCAGGGCCGACACCGAGTCAAGCTGAAACGAGGCGGCGATGTCGATATCGGCCACGCTTCCGTCGAGGATGCGCAGGCTGCCGCCCTGAATCCAGCTGTAGAGACTGACGATATGGGTGTGGTGAATGCCGAGGTCGAGGATCCACTGGATGATGGCTCCCCAGCCCAGCAGCCAGGCGGATCCCGAACCTAGCAGGGCAACGGTATGGGTGACCGATTTGCCCAGGCCCATTCGATTGGAGACGAGCCCGTTGAAGATGGCTCCAAACAGGGGGAGAATCGGAATCAGCCAGATCAAGTCGTAGAGCTTCATCCCCTAGCCCCCCATCTCGTCGGCCTTCTCGAGTGCCACCGTGTCCTTCAATCGAACCAGGGCGATGATCAGGCCGAGCCCGATGGCGGCTTCGGCCGCCGCTACTGTGATCACGAAGATCGCCAGCACCTGGCCGCCGAGATCACCGAGCCGGAATGAAAAAGCGATCAGGTTGAGGTTGACCGCGTTGAACATCAGCTCGAGGGACATCAATACGGTGATGAAGTTACGCCGCACCATGACACCGACGATGCCGATGCACATCAGGATGAGCGAGAGGGCGACGTAGTGGGTCGCGGAAATCACGGCTCCACCTCCTCTCCCTTACTGATCAGTGCTACATCACGCCGACCGAAGACGATGGCGCCGATCATCGCCACCAGCAGCACCACCGACACCACCTCGAAGGGCACGAGGTACTTCGTGAAGAGGATCCATCCGACGGCCTCCGTGTTGCCGACCTCCTGACCCTCGATGGCCGTCATCGCGGCAGCACCACCGTCGCCTGCGGCCATCGACCCAAGGAGAATGCCGACCGCGATGAGACATCCCAGAACGACGCCGCCGAGAATCGCCAGCGGCGCGGCCCCCGAGAGGAATACCGTTCCCGGACCGAGATCGGTCAGCCTCACCAGCATGATGACGAAGAGATACAGGACCATGATGCCGCCGGCGTATACCAGCACCTGCACCGCGGCCAGGAACTCGGCGCGGCTCATGATGAAGAGCACGGCCACCATGAAGAAGGTGAGGAGCAGGGACACGGCGGAGTGCACCGGGTTGCGGAGAATGACGACGCCGATTGCCGCAGCCACCGTGATGACCGCAATCACGTAGAACAGGATGGCGCCGAAGTTCGCTACCAGATAATCCATCAGGCCGCTCCTTCGCCGGTCGTCCCGTCGTCGTCCGCCGAGGCCTTCGTCAGGGCCTTCATCGGCGACGACGGGTCCTGGCCATCGATCGGCAGCACGACTCCCGGGAAGGCCTTCAGTCCGTCCCAGTTGGCGAGTCGCTCTTTGGTGTAGTAGAGGCGTTCGTTGCGCTCGTAGACGGTGCCCTCGTAACTCTTCGTGGTCAGCCAGATCGCCTTGGGCTCCGTCGGGCACGCCTCTTCACAGAGGCCGCAGAACATGCACCTCTTGACGTCGATGTCGTACCGGTCGATGATCTTTTTCTTTTTCTTCTTTTCGCCGACCATCTCGACCTCGGTGTGGTCGGTGATGAAGATGATGTCAATCGGGCAGGCCTTGGCACAGAGGTGGCAATCGATGCAGCGCTCCATGTCATAGCCGAACATGCCGCGAAAGCGGTCCTTCGGCTCCATCTTCTTTTCCGGATACTGGATGGTCTCTTTCTTCCGGAAGAGATAGCCGCCGGTCACCCCCATCCCGCCGAAGAGGTCGGTCGGAATCAGCTTTTGCACGAAATCACCAAAAGTCATGAACTCAACCCTTCAGGAGCAGAACACCGAGCGCGATCACGGCGATGTTGGCCAGGGACAACGGCAGCAGCCACTTCCAACCGACCTGCATCAGCTGGTCGAAGCGGTATCGCGGGAAGGTGCCGCGGAACCAGATGTAGACGAAGATGAAGGCCAGCACCTTGCCGGCGAACCAGAGGACCGGCGGGATCACGTCGAGGAAGGCGAGGAACTCGACGTTCGGGAAGGGCCGCAGCCAGCCTCCGAAGAAGAGGATCACCGCCAGCGACGACACCACCATCATGTTGATGTACTCGGCGAGATAGAACATCGCGAACTTCATTCCGGAGTACTCGGTATGGAAGCCGGCCACCAGCTCCGCCTCGGCCTCGGGCAGGTCGAAGGGGTTGCGGTTGTTCTCGGCCACACCGCAGATGAAGTAGATGCCAAACCCGAGGATGCCGGGAATGAAGAACCAGAGTCCGGCATCGCGCTGCGCCTCGACAATCCCGACCAGCGACAGGGTGCTGGCCATCAGCAGCACCGACACCACCGCGAAACCGAGCGGCACCTCGTAGGAGACCAACTGTGCGGCAGATCGGAGTCCGCCCATCAATGAGAACTTGTTGTTGGACGCCCAGCCACCAAGGATGATGCCGTAGATGCCGACCGAGGACACCGCGAGCACGAAGAGAATCGCGATGTTGATGTCGGCCAGGAAAGGTGTGATCTCGACCCCGGAAACCGTGAAGGTTTCGCCCCAGGGGATCACCGCCCAGACCAGGATCGCGGGCGCAAATATCAGCGCTGGTGCGAGCATGAAGACGAAGCGCTCGGCGCGGCCCGGCACCAGGTCCTCCTTGACCAGCAGCTTGAGCCCGTCGGCGATCGGCTGCAGCCAGCCCCGGGGGCCGACCCGGTTGGGACCGATACGGACCTGCATGTAGGCGAGGATCTTGCGCTCGGCGAATGTCAGATAGGCCATCACAAGCAGCAGCACGGCGAGGATTACGACGCCTTTGATCAGGGGCAGACCGACGTAGGTCATGAGAGGGGAGGTCAAGAACTCATTCATACCGAACTCCCCGCAATAGACGAATAAATTAGGAAGTAGGAAGTAGGAATTAGGAATTGGGGCTTGGAGGCGAGACTGGTACCGGTGACGTCATTCCTCATTCCTAACTCCTCAATCCTCATTCTGGCTCTCATCTGTCGATCTCCCCGAGCACGATGTCGAGTGTTCCAATGACGGCCACCAGGTCGGCGACCAGGTGGCCTTCGACCATCATTGGCAAGGCCTGAAGGTTGATGAACGACGGCGGCCGGACATGACACCGGTAGGGAGCGGTGCCCTTTTCGCCGGCGACGATGAAGTAACCGAGCTCGCCCTTCGGTGCTTCGACCGCGCCGTAGACCATCCCCGCCTCCTTGACCCGCAGGATCTTGGGCACTCTCGCCATGTGCGGTCCGTCCGGCAGCCGATCGAGGCACTGGCGAATGATCCGCACCGACTGCCGCATCTCCTCCATTCGCACGAGGTACCGGTCGTAGGTGTCACCCTTGTTGCCGATCGGGATCTCGAAATCGATCTCGTCATAGCGGTCGTAGGGGAAGATCTTCCGGATATCCCACTTCACGCCGGACCCGCGCAACGGCGGTCCGGTGAGGCCCCACTCGATCGCTTCCTCGGCGGTGACGACGCCAATATCGATGGTGCGTTTCTTCCAGATACGGTTTTCGGTCAGCAGGTTCTCGTACTCGTCGATGTGGGCGTTGAAGCCGTCGACCAGCTCCGAACACCGGTCGACCCAGCCGTCCGGCAGCTCGAAAGGCACACCGCCGATCTTCATGCAGTTGAGCGTCAGGCGGGCGCCGCAGTACTCCTCGA
This sequence is a window from Acidobacteriota bacterium. Protein-coding genes within it:
- the nuoH gene encoding NADH-quinone oxidoreductase subunit NuoH — encoded protein: MNEFLTSPLMTYVGLPLIKGVVILAVLLLVMAYLTFAERKILAYMQVRIGPNRVGPRGWLQPIADGLKLLVKEDLVPGRAERFVFMLAPALIFAPAILVWAVIPWGETFTVSGVEITPFLADINIAILFVLAVSSVGIYGIILGGWASNNKFSLMGGLRSAAQLVSYEVPLGFAVVSVLLMASTLSLVGIVEAQRDAGLWFFIPGILGFGIYFICGVAENNRNPFDLPEAEAELVAGFHTEYSGMKFAMFYLAEYINMMVVSSLAVILFFGGWLRPFPNVEFLAFLDVIPPVLWFAGKVLAFIFVYIWFRGTFPRYRFDQLMQVGWKWLLPLSLANIAVIALGVLLLKG
- a CDS encoding NADH-quinone oxidoreductase subunit I, giving the protein MTFGDFVQKLIPTDLFGGMGVTGGYLFRKKETIQYPEKKMEPKDRFRGMFGYDMERCIDCHLCAKACPIDIIFITDHTEVEMVGEKKKKKKIIDRYDIDVKRCMFCGLCEEACPTEPKAIWLTTKSYEGTVYERNERLYYTKERLANWDGLKAFPGVVLPIDGQDPSSPMKALTKASADDDGTTGEGAA
- a CDS encoding NADH-quinone oxidoreductase subunit J, with the translated sequence MDYLVANFGAILFYVIAVITVAAAIGVVILRNPVHSAVSLLLTFFMVAVLFIMSRAEFLAAVQVLVYAGGIMVLYLFVIMLVRLTDLGPGTVFLSGAAPLAILGGVVLGCLIAVGILLGSMAAGDGGAAAMTAIEGQEVGNTEAVGWILFTKYLVPFEVVSVVLLVAMIGAIVFGRRDVALISKGEEVEP
- the nuoK gene encoding NADH-quinone oxidoreductase subunit NuoK, with product MISATHYVALSLILMCIGIVGVMVRRNFITVLMSLELMFNAVNLNLIAFSFRLGDLGGQVLAIFVITVAAAEAAIGLGLIIALVRLKDTVALEKADEMGG
- the nuoL gene encoding NADH-quinone oxidoreductase subunit L; translation: MKLYDLIWLIPILPLFGAIFNGLVSNRMGLGKSVTHTVALLGSGSAWLLGWGAIIQWILDLGIHHTHIVSLYSWIQGGSLRILDGSVADIDIAASFQLDSVSALMVFFVSFVGFLIHIYSIGYMHDESDRAYSRYFAYLNLFMFSMLALVLGSNLVVMFVGWEGVGLCSYLLIGFYFEKDWCAAAGKKAFIVNRIGDWGFLLAIFATFMFFGTFEFTEVFPTAAAHPEHFATAATVIGLLLFVGAIGKSAQIPLYVWLPDAMAGPTPVSALIHAATMVTAGVYMVVRCNVIYRISPTAMLVVAIVGGVTAIFAATIGLVQNDIKKVLAYSTVSQLGYMFLGAGVGAFVAAIFHVLTHAYFKACLFLGSGSVIHACGGEQDIRKMGGLKKYMPTTYWTFLAATLAIAGIPIFAGFFSKDEILFKAFEAGASDLNHFGSMYYFLWILGMIGAVLTAFYMFRLVFVTFHGEFRGGEEAEHHLHESPWTMTMPLVVLGVLSIFGGLVGIPGALFHHPEWNLVERFLEPMLLPIGHAAEGGHEVSHHAVSLGVEWALVVLSVGVACFGIWLAYRFYMGAEAGARAKRLAERFPFAYKLLLNKYWMDEIYDATVVDGTVKGSELLWEFDARVVDGAVNGTALTTVGSSFLSGIFDLRVVDGAVNLVAKIYDVASRWFRKLQVGFAQGYAMVMVFGAAILLAVFYLFKLN
- a CDS encoding NADH-quinone oxidoreductase subunit D, whose product is MNAADKPLFDVEEMEINFGPQHPATHGVLRVKLKLDGEKIMEAKPVIGYLHRGTEKLFETMDFPQCIPHTDRMDYVAAATNNQGFCVAMEKLLGITISPRAAYIRMILAELQRLASHLVWLATHAIDIGAITPFFYTFRERDAILDLFEEYCGARLTLNCMKIGGVPFELPDGWVDRCSELVDGFNAHIDEYENLLTENRIWKKRTIDIGVVTAEEAIEWGLTGPPLRGSGVKWDIRKIFPYDRYDEIDFEIPIGNKGDTYDRYLVRMEEMRQSVRIIRQCLDRLPDGPHMARVPKILRVKEAGMVYGAVEAPKGELGYFIVAGEKGTAPYRCHVRPPSFINLQALPMMVEGHLVADLVAVIGTLDIVLGEIDR